The Ischnura elegans chromosome 1, ioIscEleg1.1, whole genome shotgun sequence genome contains a region encoding:
- the LOC124171904 gene encoding uncharacterized protein LOC124171904 isoform X1 gives MNSYFMQKVQYILTYPQKVFNLPSVIINMFILTILLSLAHTSYLKIGQACKERLKAKKLHWNRIATSLWQIVCCVILILICSHRLYTLLPSPNEGNSTKETNESSEVVFSLICAFHIHEACMSCRLNGFGRVSIRWLLATTALCISYAAKCFKVSIISVLTWSATSLIMDLICVSINIAEMVNRKPMGANASLSIAVLFTVVWAFFYLYIYPLFVLLPVSAMNSPKSSINFMSLLLLSLWGVYILDWMSTPFFKFLWMCLTRSFPSNWMIRIFSIKRNEVAEKLLLIRKGEREKEQAMANHFAQSEEMKIRQNSQSVVQTIKCVLLLKKKLRRMRERKNLDMGFESENNSEEVINPLLDSDTIED, from the exons ATGAATAGTTACTTTATGCAGAAGGTTCAATACATCCTTACCTATCCTCAGAAAGTTTTTAACCTTCCGTCTGTAATTATTAACATGTTTATCCTGACTATCTTGTTGTCCTTGGCACATACGTCGTATTTGAAAATAGGACAG GCATGCAAAGAGAGATTGAAAGCTAAGAAGCTTCATTGGAACCGCATCGCAACTTCACTGTGGCAAATCGTGTGTTGTGTAATTTTGATATTGATCTGCTCTCATCGATTGTACACCTTGTTACCTTCCCCGAATGAGGGTAATTCAACTAAAGAGACTAATGAATCGTCGGAAGTAGTATTTTCTTTGATCTGTGCCTTTCATATACACGAAGCATGTATGTCATGCAGATTAAACGGATTCGGTAGGGTATCCATTCGTTGGTTGCTAGCAACAACAGCACTCTGCATATCATATGCCGCAAA GTGTTTCAAAGTCAGCATAATATCAGTGTTGACTTGGAGCGCGACATCTTTGATTATGGATTTAATATGCGTTTCCATAAATATAGCGGAAATGGTTAATAGGAAGCCAATGGGGGCGAATGCTTCTTTATCGATCGCCGTATTGTTTACCGTTGTGTG GGCATTCTTTTATTTGTACATTTACCCATTGTTCGTCCTACTGCCAGTATCGGCAATGAATAGTCCCAAGTCGTCCATTAACTTTATGTCTCTCTTACTCCTATCCCTTTGGGGTGTTTATATTCTGGATTGGATGTCTACC cctttttttaaatttttgtggatGTGTTTGACACGATCATTTCCATCCAATTGGATGATCCGTATTTTCTCTATCAAGAGGAATGAGGTagctgaaaaattacttttgatcaggaaaggagaaagagaaaaagagcaGGCAAT gGCTAATCATTTTGCACAAAGTGAAGAGATGAAAATCAGACAAAATTCTCAATCTGTGGTTCAAACTATAAAAT GCGTCCTTCTGTTGAAGAAAAAGCTTAGAAGaatgagagagaggaaaaatctTGATATGGGTTTTGAATCTGAAAATAACTCAGAAGAGGTTATCAATCCATTATTGGACAGTGACACAATTGAAGACtga
- the LOC124171904 gene encoding uncharacterized protein LOC124171904 isoform X2, with protein MNSYFMQKVQYILTYPQKVFNLPSVIINMFILTILLSLAHTSYLKIGQACKERLKAKKLHWNRIATSLWQIVCCVILILICSHRLYTLLPSPNEGNSTKETNESSEVVFSLICAFHIHEACMSCRLNGFGRVSIRWLLATTALCISYAAKCFKVSIISVLTWSATSLIMDLICVSINIAEMVNRKPMGANASLSIAVLFTVVWAFFYLYIYPLFVLLPVSAMNSPKSSINFMSLLLLSLWGVYILDWMSTPFFKFLWMCLTRSFPSNWMIRIFSIKRNEVAEKLLLIRKGEREKEQAMANHFAQSEEMKIRQNSQSVVQTIKCSKITTFSSST; from the exons ATGAATAGTTACTTTATGCAGAAGGTTCAATACATCCTTACCTATCCTCAGAAAGTTTTTAACCTTCCGTCTGTAATTATTAACATGTTTATCCTGACTATCTTGTTGTCCTTGGCACATACGTCGTATTTGAAAATAGGACAG GCATGCAAAGAGAGATTGAAAGCTAAGAAGCTTCATTGGAACCGCATCGCAACTTCACTGTGGCAAATCGTGTGTTGTGTAATTTTGATATTGATCTGCTCTCATCGATTGTACACCTTGTTACCTTCCCCGAATGAGGGTAATTCAACTAAAGAGACTAATGAATCGTCGGAAGTAGTATTTTCTTTGATCTGTGCCTTTCATATACACGAAGCATGTATGTCATGCAGATTAAACGGATTCGGTAGGGTATCCATTCGTTGGTTGCTAGCAACAACAGCACTCTGCATATCATATGCCGCAAA GTGTTTCAAAGTCAGCATAATATCAGTGTTGACTTGGAGCGCGACATCTTTGATTATGGATTTAATATGCGTTTCCATAAATATAGCGGAAATGGTTAATAGGAAGCCAATGGGGGCGAATGCTTCTTTATCGATCGCCGTATTGTTTACCGTTGTGTG GGCATTCTTTTATTTGTACATTTACCCATTGTTCGTCCTACTGCCAGTATCGGCAATGAATAGTCCCAAGTCGTCCATTAACTTTATGTCTCTCTTACTCCTATCCCTTTGGGGTGTTTATATTCTGGATTGGATGTCTACC cctttttttaaatttttgtggatGTGTTTGACACGATCATTTCCATCCAATTGGATGATCCGTATTTTCTCTATCAAGAGGAATGAGGTagctgaaaaattacttttgatcaggaaaggagaaagagaaaaagagcaGGCAAT gGCTAATCATTTTGCACAAAGTGAAGAGATGAAAATCAGACAAAATTCTCAATCTGTGGTTCAAACTATAAAAT gCAGCAAAATAACGACCTTCTCATCTTCAACCTGA